From the genome of Psychroserpens ponticola, one region includes:
- a CDS encoding cytochrome c oxidase assembly factor Coa1 family protein produces MILLLVIFFSSGMNKVASDLTIAYSDTELYNNALEKVKANESALNILGEIQPIDKLAILEGQANYSEDNSSVKTSIRIVGTKGNAKLDIIANKVKNDWVYKTINIRIKKPKDKKQTIVIVSEN; encoded by the coding sequence ATGATTTTATTATTAGTTATTTTCTTTTCTTCAGGAATGAATAAAGTTGCATCAGATTTAACAATAGCGTATTCAGATACTGAATTATATAATAATGCTCTAGAAAAAGTGAAAGCAAATGAATCTGCTCTTAATATTTTAGGAGAGATTCAACCTATTGACAAACTTGCTATTTTAGAGGGTCAAGCTAACTATTCTGAAGATAATTCTTCTGTAAAAACGTCCATAAGAATTGTTGGAACCAAAGGAAATGCTAAATTAGATATCATTGCAAATAAAGTGAAAAATGATTGGGTTTATAAAACTATCAACATAAGAATTAAAAAACCGAAAGACAAAAAGCAAACTATAGTTATTGTTTCAGAAAACTAA
- a CDS encoding T9SS type A sorting domain-containing protein: MKKITLLFVVFTQIIIAQNYTEYTTGSATDISTNHEFGICMMGGASENDDAMIWFLNKANGGDVVVLRASGSDGYNDYFYSDLGVTINSVTTFVINNEAGATNPYVLQKVANAEAIWFAGGDQFDYVSYFKDNDMEDTLNSFINTKRGVIGGTSAGMAILGGAYFSAENGTVTNAQALSNPYHNRMKLGYNDFLEIPFLEHVITDTHYDDPDRRARHAAFLARYATDNNTRAFGIACNEYTAVCIDNIGRAYVYGEYPDYPEFAYFLQSNCIDDFMPETCVDGQALTWNQGGEAIKVAKIPGLYSAENYIDLTDWSNSQGVVWENWSVINGVFSTSSTVNPECDLLSVTENDNLKVFVGPNPFQDVLTIESQLYEFNVKLYDSFGKLIAQYKNLSQIDTSSLSSGLYFMRVSSEGLQETFKLIKH; this comes from the coding sequence ATGAAAAAAATTACATTACTATTTGTAGTATTCACTCAGATTATAATTGCACAAAATTATACCGAATATACCACTGGAAGTGCTACAGATATATCTACAAACCATGAATTTGGTATATGTATGATGGGAGGAGCGAGTGAAAATGATGATGCTATGATTTGGTTTTTAAATAAAGCTAATGGAGGAGATGTTGTGGTTTTAAGAGCTTCAGGAAGTGATGGCTATAACGATTATTTTTACTCTGATTTAGGAGTGACAATTAATTCTGTCACCACATTTGTAATCAATAACGAAGCTGGAGCAACAAATCCTTATGTACTTCAAAAAGTGGCTAATGCTGAAGCGATTTGGTTCGCTGGAGGCGATCAATTTGATTATGTGAGTTATTTTAAGGATAACGATATGGAAGACACGCTAAACAGTTTTATAAATACAAAACGAGGTGTAATTGGTGGTACAAGTGCTGGAATGGCAATTTTAGGTGGTGCATATTTTTCAGCAGAAAACGGAACAGTAACCAATGCTCAAGCCTTATCAAATCCATATCATAATCGAATGAAATTGGGTTATAATGATTTTTTAGAGATTCCATTTTTAGAACATGTGATTACAGATACACATTATGATGATCCAGACAGACGTGCAAGACATGCTGCGTTTTTAGCTCGTTATGCAACGGATAATAATACGCGTGCTTTTGGTATTGCTTGTAATGAATATACAGCAGTCTGTATCGATAATATAGGTCGCGCTTATGTCTATGGAGAATATCCTGACTATCCTGAGTTTGCATACTTTTTACAGTCTAATTGTATTGACGATTTTATGCCAGAAACATGTGTTGATGGACAAGCATTAACATGGAACCAAGGAGGTGAAGCGATTAAAGTAGCCAAAATACCTGGACTCTATAGTGCAGAAAATTATATCGACTTAACAGATTGGTCAAATTCTCAAGGTGTTGTTTGGGAAAACTGGTCTGTAATAAATGGTGTTTTTTCAACGTCATCTACTGTAAATCCAGAATGTGATTTGTTGAGTGTTACTGAAAATGATAATTTGAAAGTTTTTGTTGGTCCAAACCCGTTTCAAGATGTTTTAACTATTGAATCTCAGTTGTATGAATTTAATGTTAAGCTCTATGATAGCTTCGGAAAGTTAATTGCTCAGTATAAAAACCTATCTCAGATTGATACGTCAAGTTTATCTTCAGGTTTATATTTTATGAGAGTTTCTTCTGAAGGATTACAAGAAACGTTTAAACTAATTAAACACTAA
- a CDS encoding protein-L-isoaspartate(D-aspartate) O-methyltransferase produces the protein MKDTFKHQGLRQQLVKTLKAKGIKDENVLDAIGKIPRHLFMDSSFLDHAYQDKAFPIAADQTISQPYTVAFQSELLQINPEDKVLEIGTGSGYQTAVLYLLGAKVFSIERQHELYKKTSKFLPKLGYRAKKLIFGDGYIGLKAEAPFDSIIVTAGAPFVPKPLLSQLKIGGRLVIPVGDAVQIMTLFIRKGPKEFEQHEFGEFRFVPLLEDKN, from the coding sequence TTGAAAGATACATTTAAACATCAAGGCTTAAGACAACAACTTGTTAAGACTTTGAAAGCTAAAGGGATAAAAGATGAAAACGTACTAGATGCTATAGGTAAGATACCTAGACATTTATTTATGGATTCTAGTTTTTTGGATCATGCCTATCAAGATAAAGCATTTCCAATTGCTGCCGATCAAACGATTTCTCAACCTTATACAGTGGCTTTTCAAAGTGAATTGTTACAAATTAATCCTGAAGACAAAGTTTTAGAAATTGGTACTGGAAGTGGTTATCAAACTGCAGTTTTATATTTATTAGGTGCAAAAGTATTTAGTATTGAACGTCAGCATGAGCTTTATAAAAAGACAAGTAAGTTTTTACCTAAATTAGGCTATAGAGCAAAGAAACTCATTTTTGGAGATGGCTATATTGGTTTGAAAGCTGAAGCACCATTTGACAGTATTATTGTTACTGCTGGTGCACCTTTTGTTCCGAAGCCTTTATTAAGTCAGTTAAAAATTGGAGGGCGTTTAGTGATTCCAGTTGGTGATGCTGTACAAATTATGACTTTATTTATTAGAAAAGGACCAAAGGAATTTGAGCAACATGAGTTTGGTGAATTTCGATTTGTTCCTTTATTAGAAGATAAGAATTAG
- a CDS encoding Gfo/Idh/MocA family protein — protein MLKAGVLGAGHLGKIHLRLLNQSEKYDLVGFYDADETNAKKVVEEFGYTYFDTIEALIDAVDMVDIVTPTLSHYDCAKKAIAKGKHIFIEKPITNTVEEAEHIRELLAQHDIRGQVGHVERFNPAFIAVREQVNNPMFIETHRLAEFNPRGTDVPVVLDLMIHDIDIILSVVKSKVKNVSASGVSVISDTPDIANARIEFENGCVANLTASRISLKNMRKTRFFQKDAYISVDFLEKKCEVVKMKDAPELPGDFDMILQNAEGIKKQIYFDNPEIANNNAILDELETFADAINNNTTPIVTLHDGTEALRVATMIIDQF, from the coding sequence ATGCTAAAAGCTGGTGTTCTTGGTGCTGGTCACCTCGGTAAAATTCATTTAAGACTTCTTAACCAATCTGAAAAATATGACCTTGTAGGTTTTTATGATGCAGATGAAACTAATGCCAAAAAAGTTGTTGAAGAATTTGGATATACATACTTTGATACTATTGAAGCTCTTATTGATGCTGTAGACATGGTAGATATCGTTACTCCTACACTGTCACATTACGATTGTGCAAAAAAAGCAATCGCTAAAGGAAAACATATTTTCATAGAAAAGCCTATTACAAATACTGTTGAAGAAGCCGAACACATTAGAGAGCTTCTCGCACAACACGATATTCGTGGACAAGTTGGTCATGTAGAGCGATTTAATCCAGCATTTATTGCTGTGAGAGAACAAGTAAACAATCCTATGTTTATCGAAACACATCGTCTAGCAGAATTTAATCCTCGTGGCACAGATGTTCCAGTGGTTTTAGATTTAATGATTCATGATATCGATATTATACTAAGCGTTGTAAAATCTAAAGTGAAAAATGTGTCTGCCAGTGGTGTTTCAGTAATAAGTGACACACCAGACATTGCAAATGCTCGTATAGAATTTGAAAACGGTTGTGTTGCTAATTTAACAGCAAGTCGTATTTCACTTAAAAATATGCGTAAAACACGTTTTTTTCAGAAAGACGCTTATATCTCTGTAGATTTCTTAGAAAAGAAATGTGAAGTTGTAAAAATGAAAGATGCACCAGAATTACCTGGAGATTTTGATATGATCCTTCAAAATGCAGAAGGCATTAAAAAGCAAATCTATTTTGACAATCCTGAAATAGCAAATAACAACGCCATTTTAGATGAATTAGAAACGTTTGCAGATGCAATTAATAACAATACAACTCCTATTGTCACACTACACGATGGTACTGAAGCATTACGTGTAGCAACAATGATAATCGATCAATTTTAA
- a CDS encoding 3-hydroxybutyryl-CoA dehydrogenase, which translates to MKNVAVIGAGTMGNGIAHTFAQSGFKVQLIDISEASLKRGMDTIAKNLDRMVAKEKITEADKQTTLNNITTFTNVEAGVEYAGLVVEAATENIDLKLKIFKQLDDACGGDTILATNTSSISITQIAAVTSRPEMVIGMHFMNPVPIMKLVEIIRGYNTSDEVTNTIMELSKTLGKIPTEVNDYPGFVANRILMPMINESVETLYNGVAGVEEIDTVMKLGMAHPMGPLQLADFIGLDVCLSILNVMYDGFKKPKYAPCPLLVNMVRAGKLGVKSGEGFYDYSESRKAENVSKQFQK; encoded by the coding sequence ATGAAAAATGTAGCAGTCATTGGAGCTGGAACAATGGGAAACGGAATTGCCCACACATTCGCTCAATCTGGATTTAAAGTACAATTAATAGATATTAGTGAAGCCTCTTTAAAACGAGGCATGGATACCATTGCGAAGAATTTAGATCGTATGGTTGCTAAAGAAAAAATCACTGAAGCTGATAAGCAAACCACTTTAAATAACATTACAACATTTACGAATGTAGAAGCTGGTGTGGAATATGCTGGATTAGTTGTTGAAGCTGCAACAGAAAATATCGACTTAAAACTTAAAATATTCAAACAATTAGATGACGCTTGTGGTGGTGATACCATTTTAGCAACTAATACGTCTTCTATATCTATTACTCAGATTGCTGCAGTTACTTCTCGTCCAGAAATGGTGATTGGGATGCACTTTATGAATCCTGTTCCGATTATGAAATTGGTGGAGATTATTCGTGGATATAATACAAGTGATGAAGTCACCAATACAATCATGGAATTATCTAAAACTTTGGGTAAAATTCCAACCGAAGTTAATGATTATCCAGGCTTTGTTGCGAACCGAATTTTAATGCCAATGATTAACGAATCTGTTGAAACCTTATACAATGGTGTTGCTGGTGTTGAAGAAATCGATACGGTTATGAAATTAGGTATGGCACATCCAATGGGTCCTTTACAATTAGCAGATTTTATCGGACTAGATGTTTGTTTGTCTATTTTGAATGTGATGTACGACGGGTTCAAAAAGCCAAAATACGCACCATGCCCATTATTAGTAAATATGGTAAGAGCTGGTAAATTAGGTGTAAAATCTGGTGAAGGTTTTTACGATTATTCTGAAAGCAGAAAAGCAGAGAATGTATCTAAGCAATTTCAGAAGTAA
- a CDS encoding DUF1015 domain-containing protein: MAKVIPFKAVRPTRAIVGLVAARPYQSYTIDERESRMDYNPFSFLHIVNPGYKYDQVITGEERYKLVKNRYLEFKEDGVFVQDEKPSFYVYKIVNRLGQEFNGIIAATSAEDYEKDIIKKHENTIAKREKTFKTYLKTVGFNAEPVLLTYPDNEIISDIIKETQKGYAEFEFTMTYRDTHFLWKIDNAETIAVIQKEFETMNTIYIADGHHRSASSHLLYSDEKANNPNHNGTESYNFFMSYLIPESELVIHEFNRLIRGLNGLSKEEFLIKLDTTYRIENRGVLPYNPSKPHHFSMYLDGEFYSLYLRKTSYEFHTALDKLDAQLLYKTILQPVLGIDDLRNDNRIEYVNGQHEMITIKSSVDSGEFMVGFGMCPTTVNQMKLIADEGLKMPPKSTYILPKLRSGITVYEF; the protein is encoded by the coding sequence ATGGCAAAAGTAATTCCGTTTAAAGCAGTACGACCTACAAGAGCTATTGTTGGCTTGGTTGCTGCACGTCCTTATCAAAGTTATACGATTGATGAACGTGAATCGAGAATGGATTATAACCCGTTTAGTTTTCTTCATATTGTAAATCCTGGTTATAAATACGACCAAGTCATTACTGGAGAAGAACGTTACAAATTGGTGAAAAATAGATATCTAGAATTCAAAGAAGATGGTGTTTTTGTTCAAGATGAAAAACCATCTTTTTACGTTTATAAAATCGTCAATCGACTTGGACAAGAATTCAACGGAATCATCGCAGCAACAAGTGCTGAGGATTACGAAAAGGACATCATAAAAAAACATGAAAACACAATAGCTAAAAGAGAAAAAACGTTTAAAACCTATTTAAAAACTGTCGGTTTTAATGCAGAACCTGTTTTACTTACTTATCCTGATAACGAAATCATTTCAGACATTATAAAAGAAACTCAAAAAGGCTATGCAGAATTTGAGTTCACTATGACCTATCGTGATACGCATTTTTTATGGAAAATAGATAATGCCGAAACTATTGCAGTAATTCAGAAAGAATTTGAAACTATGAATACCATTTACATTGCTGATGGTCACCATCGTTCGGCTTCTTCGCATTTGCTATATAGTGATGAAAAAGCTAATAATCCAAACCATAATGGGACTGAATCTTATAATTTTTTCATGTCATATCTCATCCCTGAATCAGAATTAGTTATTCATGAATTCAACCGATTAATAAGAGGTTTAAATGGTTTAAGCAAAGAAGAATTCCTAATCAAGTTAGACACTACATATCGCATCGAAAACAGAGGAGTATTACCATATAACCCATCAAAACCACATCATTTCAGTATGTATTTAGATGGTGAATTCTATTCTTTATACTTAAGAAAAACGAGTTATGAATTCCATACAGCTTTAGATAAATTAGATGCTCAATTACTTTACAAAACGATTTTACAACCTGTTTTAGGTATTGATGATTTACGAAATGATAATCGCATCGAATATGTAAACGGTCAACATGAAATGATAACTATAAAAAGTAGTGTAGATAGTGGAGAATTTATGGTGGGCTTCGGAATGTGTCCAACTACCGTAAACCAAATGAAATTAATTGCTGATGAAGGTTTAAAAATGCCTCCTAAAAGCACATACATCTTGCCAAAATTAAGAAGTGGTATTACAGTGTATGAATTTTAA
- a CDS encoding YggS family pyridoxal phosphate-dependent enzyme, translating to MSIKENLNNITSQLPKHVTLVAVSKTKPISNIMEAYDAGQRIFGENKIQEMAEKHEQMPKDIQWHMIGHVQRNKVKYMAEFVNLIHGVDSFKLLNEINKQAKKHNRTINCLLQIKIAEEDTKFGMSSSDAKKLITSEEFSILNNICINGVMGMATFTDETNQIEKEFNRLKTTFEDLKQVEATNCTLQTISMGMSGDFKLAIDCGSTMVRVGSRIFGRRNYN from the coding sequence ATGAGTATAAAAGAAAACCTAAATAATATAACATCTCAATTGCCTAAACATGTGACTTTAGTTGCAGTTTCAAAGACAAAACCTATTTCTAATATCATGGAAGCCTATGATGCTGGACAACGTATTTTTGGAGAAAACAAAATCCAAGAAATGGCTGAAAAACATGAACAAATGCCAAAAGATATTCAATGGCATATGATTGGACATGTACAGCGAAATAAGGTTAAATATATGGCTGAGTTTGTGAACTTAATTCATGGTGTTGATAGTTTTAAACTTCTGAATGAAATCAACAAACAAGCAAAAAAACATAATAGAACGATTAACTGCTTGCTTCAAATAAAAATTGCTGAAGAAGATACTAAATTTGGAATGTCTTCAAGTGATGCTAAAAAATTAATTACTTCTGAAGAATTTTCTATCTTAAACAACATTTGTATTAATGGAGTTATGGGAATGGCAACATTTACTGATGAGACCAATCAAATTGAAAAAGAATTCAACCGACTTAAAACAACATTTGAAGATTTAAAACAAGTTGAAGCGACAAACTGCACACTTCAAACAATCTCAATGGGAATGAGTGGTGATTTTAAATTAGCAATTGATTGCGGAAGCACAATGGTTAGAGTTGGAAGTCGTATCTTCGGAAGAAGAAATTACAATTAA
- a CDS encoding exonuclease domain-containing protein, which yields MYAILDIETTGGKYNEEGITEIAIYKFDGHKVIDKFISLVNPEREIQPFVVNLTGINSNMLKTAPKFYEVAKRIVEITEDCIIVAHNSEFDYRILRTEFKRLGFGFKRETLCTVELSKQLIPDQPSYSLGKLTRSLGIPVSDRHRANGDAMATVKLFKMLLTKDLDKYIIENNIKKAVAEKRLNPNHKIIIDALPAVTGVYYIHDAEGKIIYIGKSNNIKHRINQHLTNNSTKSKKLQLQVASVTYEKTGSELIALLKESEEIKRNKPIHNRALRRNIFTHALYSYQDENDYTILNIDIADGKKTPITTFTNRQSAKSFMFKAVEAYNLCQKLTGLYPTKSSCFNYTIKQCFGACIKEEAPESYNKRVQQLIEKHSYDNKDMIIIDKGRDIEERSVIYIQNGVFKGLGFFDLNYQITNIEVLQSIITPMENNRDTQHIIQSYLRKNKRLKVLHLNPSK from the coding sequence ATTTACGCAATATTAGACATAGAAACTACTGGTGGAAAGTATAATGAAGAAGGAATAACTGAGATAGCCATATATAAATTTGATGGTCATAAAGTCATAGATAAATTTATTAGTCTTGTTAATCCAGAACGCGAGATCCAACCTTTTGTAGTTAACCTAACTGGAATCAATAGTAACATGCTCAAAACGGCTCCAAAATTTTATGAAGTCGCTAAACGCATTGTTGAAATTACTGAAGACTGTATTATTGTTGCACATAATTCAGAATTTGATTACAGAATTCTTCGAACAGAATTCAAACGACTGGGTTTCGGATTTAAACGTGAAACACTCTGTACTGTTGAACTTTCAAAGCAATTAATTCCTGATCAACCGTCGTATAGCTTAGGAAAACTCACAAGATCTTTAGGAATTCCTGTTAGTGATAGACATCGTGCAAATGGAGATGCAATGGCAACTGTAAAGCTATTTAAAATGTTACTTACCAAAGATTTAGATAAGTACATTATTGAAAACAATATCAAAAAAGCAGTTGCTGAAAAACGACTAAATCCAAATCATAAAATTATTATAGACGCCTTGCCAGCTGTTACTGGTGTTTATTATATTCACGATGCTGAAGGTAAAATCATCTATATAGGAAAAAGTAATAATATTAAGCATCGCATCAATCAGCACTTAACAAATAACAGTACTAAATCTAAAAAATTACAGTTACAAGTAGCTTCGGTTACTTATGAAAAAACTGGAAGCGAACTTATTGCATTACTAAAGGAAAGTGAAGAAATTAAACGCAATAAGCCTATACATAATAGAGCTTTGAGACGTAATATTTTTACCCATGCACTTTATAGTTATCAAGATGAGAATGATTATACCATTCTGAATATTGATATTGCAGATGGAAAAAAAACGCCAATAACGACGTTTACAAACCGTCAAAGTGCTAAAAGCTTTATGTTTAAAGCTGTAGAAGCGTATAATTTATGTCAAAAACTTACAGGATTGTATCCAACAAAAAGTAGTTGTTTTAATTATACAATTAAACAATGTTTTGGTGCATGCATCAAAGAAGAAGCTCCAGAATCTTATAACAAACGTGTTCAACAACTCATTGAAAAACACAGTTACGATAATAAAGACATGATAATTATCGATAAAGGTAGAGACATCGAAGAACGAAGCGTGATTTACATACAAAATGGCGTTTTTAAAGGTTTAGGTTTCTTTGATTTAAATTATCAAATTACAAACATTGAAGTGCTTCAATCGATTATCACTCCAATGGAAAATAATAGAGACACACAACATATCATACAGAGTTATTTAAGAAAAAACAAACGCCTTAAAGTTTTACACTTAAACCCTTCTAAATAA
- a CDS encoding ion transporter, which translates to MPEKKPHSNWRAKVHEIIYEADTPAGKFFDIVLLIAILASILLVMLESIESLDQQYHSFFNVSEWIITILFSIEYILRIISVKKPLKYITSFYGVIDLLSTIPKYLSLIFVGTHALVAFRAIRLLRIFRILKLVRFLSASNHLATALKASRAKISVFMLTVVIITIILGTVMYLVEGKEHGFDNIPKSVYWCIVTLTTVGFGDITPQTPLGQIIASFIMIMGYGIIAVPTGIVSAEYTKHSKDEEEASNKAKPKSNPIIHTNSQSCANCLTSNHKDGAKFCYNCGHNLHLNSP; encoded by the coding sequence ATGCCAGAAAAAAAACCTCATAGCAATTGGAGAGCAAAAGTTCATGAAATTATTTATGAGGCAGATACACCTGCTGGTAAATTTTTTGATATCGTTTTACTTATCGCAATTTTAGCTAGTATTCTACTAGTAATGCTCGAAAGTATAGAGTCCTTAGACCAGCAATACCATTCCTTTTTCAATGTTTCAGAATGGATTATTACAATTTTATTTTCTATAGAATATATATTACGTATTATTTCAGTAAAAAAACCTCTTAAATACATCACCAGTTTTTATGGTGTTATAGATTTACTTTCTACCATACCAAAATACTTATCATTAATATTTGTAGGCACACATGCACTTGTCGCATTTAGAGCTATACGTTTATTACGAATATTCAGAATTTTAAAACTTGTTAGATTTTTATCAGCTTCTAACCATTTAGCAACTGCGTTAAAAGCAAGTCGAGCTAAAATATCTGTATTTATGCTAACTGTAGTTATTATTACAATTATTCTAGGTACTGTTATGTATTTAGTTGAAGGTAAAGAACACGGTTTTGATAACATTCCTAAAAGTGTCTATTGGTGTATTGTAACACTAACAACTGTAGGATTTGGAGACATTACTCCTCAAACCCCTTTAGGACAAATTATTGCGTCATTTATTATGATTATGGGTTATGGTATTATTGCTGTTCCTACAGGAATTGTATCTGCTGAATATACAAAACACTCTAAAGATGAAGAAGAGGCTTCAAATAAAGCCAAACCAAAATCAAATCCAATTATACATACCAACTCACAGTCTTGTGCAAATTGTTTGACCTCAAATCATAAAGATGGTGCTAAATTTTGCTATAATTGTGGGCATAATTTACATTTAAATTCACCTTAA
- the miaA gene encoding tRNA (adenosine(37)-N6)-dimethylallyltransferase MiaA, translated as MSIKLAQHFKTEIISADSRQFYKEMQIGTAAPTPSELASAQHHFIHHKSIEDSYSVGDFEKEAIKTLKTLFQTKNIVIMVGGSGLYVDAVTKGLDEFPHVDPSIRLSLNEMLSTEGIKSLQEQLKVLDPKSYETIAIDNPHRLIRALEICIGSKQPYSSFLTSTNKIRPFKTITIGLTSERDLIYNRINTRVDNMMDEGLLDEVKNLEPKQDLNALNTVGYKELFKFFDKEWTLDFAVAEIKKNTRRFAKRQLTWFKKNTDTLWFDNTTKTDVILDAIIKHK; from the coding sequence TTGAGTATAAAACTAGCTCAGCATTTTAAGACTGAGATTATTTCAGCAGATTCAAGACAATTTTATAAAGAAATGCAAATTGGCACTGCTGCTCCAACTCCATCAGAATTAGCGTCTGCTCAGCATCATTTTATTCATCACAAATCTATTGAAGATAGTTATAGTGTTGGTGATTTTGAAAAAGAAGCCATTAAAACATTAAAAACTCTTTTTCAAACTAAAAATATTGTAATTATGGTTGGTGGATCAGGTTTATATGTTGACGCTGTTACAAAAGGACTGGATGAATTTCCACATGTAGATCCTAGTATTAGGCTATCATTAAATGAAATGCTTAGTACTGAAGGAATAAAATCTTTACAAGAACAGTTAAAAGTTTTAGATCCAAAATCATACGAAACAATTGCTATCGACAATCCACATCGATTAATAAGAGCTTTGGAAATTTGCATAGGAAGCAAACAACCTTATTCTTCCTTTTTAACTTCTACTAATAAAATAAGACCATTTAAAACCATTACTATTGGTTTAACCTCAGAACGTGATCTTATCTATAATAGAATAAATACTCGTGTTGATAATATGATGGATGAAGGCTTGCTGGATGAAGTTAAAAACTTAGAGCCCAAACAAGATCTAAATGCCTTAAATACAGTTGGCTATAAAGAATTATTTAAATTTTTTGACAAAGAGTGGACATTAGATTTTGCAGTCGCTGAGATTAAAAAGAATACCAGACGTTTCGCGAAGCGACAATTGACTTGGTTTAAAAAAAACACAGACACATTGTGGTTTGATAATACTACAAAGACAGATGTAATACTTGATGCTATTATTAAACATAAATAA
- a CDS encoding cold-shock protein, whose protein sequence is MSKGTVKFFNDSKGFGFITEDDNNKEHFVHISGLIDEIREGDAVEFDLTEGKKGLNAINVKVI, encoded by the coding sequence ATGAGTAAAGGTACCGTAAAATTCTTCAACGATTCTAAAGGATTTGGATTTATCACTGAAGATGACAACAACAAAGAACATTTTGTACACATTTCTGGTTTAATTGATGAGATTAGAGAAGGAGATGCCGTTGAATTCGATTTAACAGAAGGAAAAAAAGGATTAAACGCTATAAACGTAAAAGTTATCTAA
- a CDS encoding response regulator transcription factor has product MEEQNKKILLVEDDPNFGTVLKDYLNMNDYDVVHAKNGMEGFEKFKKDDFDLCILDVMMPYKDGFTLAKEIREKNTDVPIIFLTAKAMKEDVLKGYKVGADDYLNKPFDSEVLLMKIKAIIQRKATDTIADSKQFEFKIGRFDLNSKLRFLKFDGKDPIKLSPKENELLRLLALHVNDLMPRELALTKIWRDDNYFTSRSMDVYIAKLRKYLKLDEEVEILNIHGEGFRLVISQDV; this is encoded by the coding sequence ATGGAAGAACAAAACAAAAAAATACTTTTAGTCGAAGATGATCCAAATTTTGGAACAGTCTTAAAGGACTATCTTAACATGAATGATTATGATGTTGTTCATGCTAAAAATGGAATGGAAGGGTTCGAGAAATTTAAGAAAGATGATTTCGACCTTTGTATTCTTGATGTGATGATGCCTTATAAAGACGGTTTTACGTTAGCTAAGGAAATACGTGAGAAAAACACAGATGTTCCAATTATTTTCTTAACAGCTAAAGCAATGAAAGAAGATGTATTAAAAGGATATAAAGTTGGTGCAGATGATTATCTAAATAAACCTTTTGATAGTGAAGTTCTTTTAATGAAAATAAAGGCTATTATTCAACGTAAGGCTACTGATACCATAGCAGATAGTAAACAATTTGAATTTAAAATTGGACGTTTTGATTTAAACTCAAAACTGCGTTTCTTAAAATTTGATGGTAAAGATCCAATAAAACTATCTCCTAAAGAAAACGAATTATTGCGTCTTTTAGCACTTCATGTAAATGATTTAATGCCTAGAGAATTAGCGCTTACTAAAATTTGGAGAGATGATAATTATTTTACTTCAAGAAGTATGGATGTTTATATTGCTAAGCTTAGAAAATATTTAAAACTTGATGAGGAAGTAGAAATTTTAAATATTCATGGTGAAGGATTTAGATTAGTTATAAGCCAAGACGTATAG